The following proteins come from a genomic window of Corynebacterium falsenii:
- a CDS encoding ferritin — translation MAINEKFQKQLNDQVVAEHQAALVYTQLAYELDRLSFPGMRDWMFQQAAEERVHAQKFAQHLLDREARVDIETVEMPSLKISTPLDAFEASLEHEKKVSAMIRDLVHTAEEVGDIDSRSLLNFFLDEQIEEEATVSEIIDRIKLVGNDGSGLLRIDSELAKRNA, via the coding sequence ATGGCTATCAACGAAAAGTTCCAAAAGCAGCTCAACGACCAGGTCGTCGCCGAGCACCAGGCCGCTCTCGTCTACACCCAGCTTGCGTACGAGCTGGATCGGTTGTCTTTCCCCGGCATGCGGGACTGGATGTTCCAGCAGGCCGCCGAGGAGCGTGTCCACGCGCAGAAGTTCGCCCAGCACCTCCTCGACCGCGAAGCCCGCGTGGACATCGAGACCGTCGAGATGCCGAGCCTGAAGATCTCCACTCCCCTCGACGCATTCGAGGCATCCCTGGAGCACGAGAAGAAGGTCTCCGCGATGATCCGCGACCTCGTTCACACCGCCGAGGAGGTCGGCGACATTGACTCCCGCAGCCTACTGAACTTCTTCCTCGACGAGCAGATCGAGGAAGAGGCGACGGTCAGCGAAATCATCGACCGCATCAAGCTGGTCGGCAACGATGGCTCGGGCCTGCTGCGCATCGATTCTGAGTTGGCCAAGCGTAACGCATAA
- the nrdF gene encoding class 1b ribonucleoside-diphosphate reductase subunit beta — protein sequence MSAHAPHTPVHRVAGDPISAINWNSIPDDKDLEVWDRLTANFWLPEKVPLSNDVQSWNTLNDMERQTTMRVFTGLTMLDTIQGTVGAVKLIEDSVTPHEEAVFTNIAFMESVHAKSYSSIFMTLASTPEINDAFRWSEENEKLQRKAQIVLDFYEGDDPLKKKIASVLLESFLFYSGFYLPMYWSSHAKLTNTADIIRLIIRDESVHGYYIGYKYQRALEKETPERQEELKEHTFDLLLELYDNEAQYTEDLYDELGWTEDVKRFLRYNANKALNNLGYEGLFPADETKVSPAILSALNPGGDENHDFFSGSGSSYVIGKAESTTDDDWDF from the coding sequence ATGAGCGCACACGCACCGCACACCCCTGTGCACCGCGTCGCGGGTGATCCCATCTCGGCCATCAACTGGAATAGCATTCCGGACGACAAGGACTTAGAGGTCTGGGATCGGCTCACCGCAAATTTCTGGCTGCCAGAGAAGGTGCCGCTGTCCAACGACGTGCAGAGCTGGAACACGCTCAACGACATGGAACGGCAAACCACCATGCGCGTATTCACCGGACTCACCATGCTGGACACGATCCAGGGCACGGTGGGCGCCGTAAAACTCATCGAAGACTCCGTCACTCCCCATGAAGAGGCCGTGTTCACCAACATTGCGTTCATGGAATCGGTGCACGCGAAGTCGTACTCGTCGATCTTCATGACGCTCGCTAGCACTCCGGAGATTAACGACGCCTTCAGGTGGTCCGAAGAAAACGAGAAACTGCAGCGCAAGGCTCAGATTGTTTTGGACTTCTACGAGGGCGATGACCCGCTCAAGAAGAAGATTGCCTCCGTGCTGCTGGAGAGCTTCCTGTTCTACTCCGGCTTCTACCTGCCGATGTACTGGTCCTCGCATGCGAAGCTGACCAACACGGCCGATATTATCCGGCTTATCATTCGCGACGAGTCGGTCCACGGGTACTACATTGGCTACAAGTATCAGCGCGCGCTGGAGAAGGAGACCCCGGAGCGTCAGGAGGAGCTCAAGGAGCACACCTTCGACCTGCTGCTGGAACTCTACGACAACGAGGCGCAGTACACTGAGGATCTTTACGACGAGCTCGGCTGGACCGAGGACGTCAAGCGCTTCCTGCGCTACAACGCCAACAAGGCGCTGAACAACCTTGGCTATGAGGGGCTGTTCCCCGCGGACGAAACGAAGGTGTCTCCGGCGATCTTGTCGGCGCTGAACCCCGGTGGTGACGAAAATCACGACTTCTTCTCGGGGTCGGGATCTTCCTACGTTATCGGCAAGGCCGAGAGCACGACCGACGACGACTGGGACTTCTAA